Proteins from a single region of Candidatus Methylacidiphilales bacterium:
- the miaB gene encoding tRNA (N6-isopentenyl adenosine(37)-C2)-methylthiotransferase MiaB, with amino-acid sequence MPSFYIKTYGCQMNERDSEQVARQLRERGYAKAASEGEADVILLNTCSVRDMAEQKALDKMKNLQGCKKRKPSLVLGFMGCMAQSRGQELAGMLPGLDLVVGTQKYHKVADYVEQLLSRRNPDMDNLRQAIVDTAEEPGSQNTVRDHELRQRQVTAFVSIMQGCDMHCSFCIVPDTRGGERSRPIPDIVAEVRELVSNGIKEVTLLGQIVNHYGRHEFPADAPGRSPFVQLLYALEEIDGLERVRFTSPHPIGFKADLVRALGELEKLCEHVHLPVQSGSNRILKAMRRAYTAERYLQLVNEIRAVCPEMALTTDIIVGFPGETEEDYLETRKLVETVQFDNAFIFRYSERRNTPAALLPGQVPEEIRETRNQDLLGVLDTIAARKAPSILGQTVEILVEGPSKNNAARLFGRTRGNKIVIFEGDERHRGQLLPVKIIDSTGFTFYGDPVIY; translated from the coding sequence ATGCCCTCGTTTTACATCAAAACCTATGGCTGCCAGATGAATGAGCGGGACTCCGAACAGGTGGCCCGCCAGCTTCGCGAGCGCGGCTATGCCAAGGCAGCCAGCGAGGGTGAGGCCGATGTGATCCTGCTCAACACCTGTTCCGTGCGCGATATGGCGGAACAAAAGGCCCTCGATAAAATGAAAAACCTGCAGGGCTGCAAAAAACGCAAACCTTCCCTGGTGCTCGGCTTTATGGGTTGCATGGCCCAAAGCCGGGGGCAGGAACTGGCAGGGATGCTGCCCGGGCTGGACTTGGTGGTCGGCACGCAAAAATACCATAAAGTGGCCGATTATGTGGAGCAATTGCTCTCCCGCAGAAATCCCGACATGGACAACCTGCGCCAGGCAATTGTCGATACCGCGGAGGAACCCGGATCGCAAAACACCGTGCGAGACCACGAGTTGCGACAGCGTCAGGTTACGGCTTTTGTTTCCATCATGCAGGGCTGCGACATGCACTGCTCCTTCTGCATCGTGCCTGACACGCGCGGAGGCGAACGCAGCCGGCCCATCCCGGATATAGTCGCCGAAGTCCGGGAACTGGTGTCGAACGGCATCAAGGAAGTAACCCTGCTCGGACAGATTGTGAACCACTATGGCCGGCATGAGTTTCCGGCTGACGCGCCGGGCAGGAGCCCCTTTGTGCAACTGCTTTATGCGCTGGAGGAAATCGACGGCTTGGAACGCGTCCGCTTTACCTCGCCGCATCCCATCGGTTTCAAGGCAGACCTGGTCCGGGCGCTCGGAGAACTGGAAAAGCTCTGCGAGCATGTCCACCTGCCCGTCCAATCCGGCAGCAACCGGATCCTGAAAGCCATGCGCCGCGCCTATACAGCAGAACGCTATCTCCAACTTGTGAATGAAATCCGGGCCGTCTGCCCTGAAATGGCCCTGACCACGGACATCATTGTCGGATTTCCGGGGGAGACCGAGGAGGATTATCTCGAGACCCGCAAACTGGTGGAAACGGTGCAGTTCGACAACGCCTTCATCTTCCGTTATTCCGAGCGGCGCAACACTCCGGCGGCCTTACTGCCGGGACAGGTGCCCGAGGAAATCCGCGAGACCAGAAATCAAGACCTGCTGGGGGTGCTGGATACCATCGCTGCGCGCAAAGCCCCGTCAATCCTGGGGCAAACGGTGGAAATCCTGGTTGAAGGTCCGAGTAAAAATAATGCGGCCCGCCTCTTCGGCCGCACCCGCGGCAACAAGATTGTGATTTTTGAGGGCGACGAGCGCCATCGCGGCCAGCTCCTGCCGGTGAAGATCATCGACTCGACCGGATTTACATTTTACGGCGACCCGGTGATCTACTAG
- a CDS encoding ATP-binding protein, whose protein sequence is MKVPPAILDLESRLLPDFSEKASGPAEILFRVGSDAQYLLVSANNQAQHLLGIPRTNLGDAPVRWEELPNNLVIYLTQAFEGLSRDENIALPIFETGQPENSSLAVKVQIHRHQEQNEWYYWFFLSFSDVSPWLGLQEEVMNARKLESIGALASGVAHDFNNLIMAIQGHAEFFLMTRKKDGELTDAMERIMKACANGASLTRSLLGYARKQSLVMEVIDLIDLVQDVVALARRSYGSRYVVELDELLERPKEARQERRLLINGCYSALSHCFLNVLNNSRDAMPNGGKIRVFSAVHGTTVTVAVMDEGAGIDPRDMPRIFEPFFTTKDVGAGTGLGLPMVQGIMKQHGGRVEIKSQKNIGTEFTFTWPLYQPESEHEMDLIQPEKSDGIPLPAVGNVPRLTYIIEDDENVMSSIESLMKLNSYESKSFYNPEAVLELLKQGELPGIIMVDYTMPSMDGLAFVRKAYEIMRENSKQPFLKIVLMSGFPPEHFSEFLKEFDGIPLYLLQKPFDSKSLINILRLSPRRFLRKITSRVNMLPALRQWRKA, encoded by the coding sequence GTGAAGGTTCCACCCGCCATTTTGGATCTCGAAAGCCGCCTGCTGCCTGATTTTAGCGAAAAGGCCAGCGGGCCCGCGGAAATTTTGTTCCGGGTCGGGTCGGACGCGCAGTATTTGCTGGTGTCGGCGAACAACCAGGCGCAGCACCTCCTGGGCATCCCGAGAACGAACCTGGGCGACGCGCCGGTCCGCTGGGAGGAGTTGCCTAACAATCTTGTCATTTACCTGACGCAGGCCTTCGAGGGGCTCTCCCGGGACGAAAACATCGCGCTGCCCATCTTTGAAACAGGGCAGCCGGAGAACAGTTCCCTGGCCGTGAAGGTGCAGATTCACAGGCACCAGGAACAAAACGAGTGGTATTACTGGTTCTTTCTGTCCTTCAGCGATGTCTCACCCTGGCTCGGGCTTCAGGAAGAGGTGATGAACGCGCGCAAGCTGGAGAGCATAGGCGCGCTGGCCAGCGGGGTGGCTCACGACTTCAATAATTTGATCATGGCGATCCAGGGCCATGCCGAATTTTTTCTCATGACCCGGAAAAAGGACGGGGAATTGACCGATGCCATGGAACGGATCATGAAAGCCTGCGCGAACGGGGCCTCGCTGACACGCAGCCTGCTGGGATATGCGCGCAAGCAAAGCCTCGTCATGGAGGTCATCGATTTGATCGACCTTGTGCAGGATGTGGTCGCGCTTGCCCGCCGCTCATATGGCTCCCGTTACGTCGTTGAATTGGACGAATTGCTGGAACGCCCCAAAGAGGCCCGGCAGGAACGCAGGTTGTTGATCAATGGCTGTTATTCCGCCCTGAGCCACTGCTTTCTCAATGTCCTGAACAATTCGCGCGATGCGATGCCGAACGGCGGGAAAATCCGGGTCTTTTCCGCTGTGCATGGCACTACCGTGACGGTGGCGGTAATGGACGAAGGAGCGGGAATTGATCCGAGGGATATGCCGCGTATTTTCGAGCCGTTTTTTACCACAAAGGACGTCGGTGCCGGCACGGGCCTCGGCCTGCCCATGGTGCAGGGCATCATGAAACAACACGGCGGACGCGTGGAGATAAAGTCGCAAAAAAATATCGGAACGGAATTTACATTTACCTGGCCGCTCTATCAGCCTGAATCGGAGCATGAAATGGACCTGATCCAGCCGGAAAAATCCGACGGCATTCCGCTGCCGGCGGTTGGAAATGTGCCCCGCCTGACCTATATCATTGAAGATGATGAAAATGTCATGTCTTCAATCGAATCCCTCATGAAGCTTAACAGCTACGAATCCAAATCCTTCTATAATCCGGAAGCCGTCCTGGAGCTTTTAAAGCAGGGGGAATTGCCGGGAATCATCATGGTCGATTACACCATGCCGAGCATGGATGGACTGGCTTTTGTGCGAAAGGCGTATGAGATCATGCGCGAAAATTCCAAGCAGCCGTTCCTGAAAATTGTGCTCATGAGCGGGTTTCCTCCCGAGCACTTTTCCGAATTTCTCAAGGAGTTCGACGGCATTCCGCTGTATCTTTTGCAAAAACCGTTCGACTCAAAAAGCCTGATCAACATTCTGAGATTGAGCCCGCGCAGATTTTTGAGAAAAATCACGTCGAGGGTCAATATGCTGCCCGCCCTCCGGCAGTGGCGGAAGGCCTAG
- a CDS encoding TRAM domain-containing protein produces the protein MKPGDIVEVEIHDIAFGGDGVARHEGRVIFIPYAAPQEQLKVRITRVKKDYAHGEIAELIRSGAGRCEPKCRYYRVCGGCQYQHLDYETQLAIKEKQLRDVLGRIGGIQNPNILHFLKSPQPYGYRNRISVHQEDERVGFRGCDGRSLVEVEECVIASVEVNRKLRYLRSHPGRREHYSLREDEIPREGFYQTNRFLLDPLRELVALQITAGAPLVIECYGGAGFFTPGISKKAERVILVESDAKLAQEARGIAAQNVEVREAECEEVLPEFLHLPELKDAEIVVDPPREGLSPGMRKLLAGLPARKLVYLSCNPSTLARDLKEIAPQWNPLQFQPVDLFPQTAHFECLAVCERSEQAAQ, from the coding sequence ATGAAACCGGGCGACATCGTCGAAGTTGAGATTCATGATATTGCCTTTGGCGGCGACGGGGTGGCGCGTCACGAGGGCCGTGTGATTTTCATACCCTATGCGGCGCCGCAAGAGCAGTTGAAGGTCCGAATCACCCGCGTAAAAAAGGACTATGCGCACGGAGAGATCGCGGAATTGATCCGGAGCGGGGCCGGACGCTGCGAACCGAAGTGCCGCTATTACCGGGTTTGCGGCGGCTGCCAGTACCAGCACCTGGATTATGAAACCCAACTGGCAATAAAAGAAAAGCAGTTGCGTGATGTGCTGGGCCGGATTGGCGGGATCCAAAATCCGAATATCCTGCATTTTTTAAAATCGCCCCAGCCCTATGGATACCGGAACCGCATCAGCGTCCATCAGGAGGACGAACGGGTTGGATTTCGCGGTTGCGATGGGCGCAGTTTGGTGGAAGTCGAGGAATGCGTGATTGCCTCGGTCGAGGTGAACCGCAAGCTCAGATACCTGCGCTCGCATCCGGGCCGACGGGAGCATTATTCCCTCCGCGAGGATGAAATCCCCCGGGAAGGTTTTTATCAAACGAACCGGTTCCTGCTCGATCCCCTGCGCGAACTTGTGGCCTTGCAAATCACGGCAGGCGCGCCGCTGGTGATTGAGTGTTATGGCGGGGCGGGCTTTTTTACGCCGGGCATTTCCAAAAAAGCGGAGCGGGTGATTCTGGTGGAATCGGACGCAAAACTGGCGCAGGAAGCCCGCGGAATTGCGGCGCAGAATGTGGAAGTGCGCGAGGCGGAATGCGAGGAAGTGTTGCCGGAGTTCCTGCATTTGCCCGAACTCAAAGACGCGGAAATTGTGGTGGACCCGCCGCGGGAAGGCCTCAGCCCGGGGATGCGGAAGCTGCTGGCCGGGTTGCCGGCCCGGAAGCTGGTTTATCTTTCCTGTAATCCCTCGACGCTGGCCCGGGATTTGAAGGAAATCGCCCCGCAATGGAACCCGCTGCAATTTCAACCGGTGGATCTTTTCCCGCAGACGGCGCATTTTGAATGCCTGGCGGTATGTGAAAGAAGCGAACAAGCGGCACAATAG
- a CDS encoding exosortase system-associated protein, TIGR04073 family produces MKQLMTAVLLLAFVSMASADLSMPKKRNVYDQLGEGLANIILAPAELFDSPYGLTMSDGPTVGTTKGFVQGTTRMIMDVMVGIAEVATFPFAMVIDDSLKSPAYDSGQVQPYPPADLYNNWY; encoded by the coding sequence ATGAAGCAATTGATGACTGCCGTCCTGTTATTGGCGTTTGTTTCCATGGCCTCTGCCGATCTGAGCATGCCGAAGAAGCGCAATGTGTATGATCAATTGGGCGAAGGCCTGGCCAATATCATATTGGCGCCCGCTGAACTTTTTGATTCCCCTTATGGTCTGACCATGTCCGATGGGCCCACGGTTGGCACCACAAAAGGTTTTGTTCAGGGCACCACACGCATGATCATGGATGTGATGGTGGGAATAGCTGAAGTTGCCACCTTTCCCTTTGCCATGGTAATCGATGATTCCTTAAAAAGCCCGGCGTACGATTCCGGCCAGGTGCAGCCCTATCCTCCGGCGGACCTGTATAACAATTGGTATTGA
- the pgsA gene encoding CDP-diacylglycerol--glycerol-3-phosphate 3-phosphatidyltransferase, translating into MNLPNKLTVGRLFLCLVFALTMEIDARWSGFAAFFVFAAASLTDWLDGYLARRYHLITELGKLLDPLADKVLISAAYIGLVDHQMAPAWIVVFIIAREFLITGLRTLAAAKGVILAAERIGKHKTISQIVTVLIGLALLSFQQMNWYPDLVHKLQDCLLKPMLYLTLAITIFSGVAYFIKNYNLVLAEKK; encoded by the coding sequence GTGAATCTCCCAAACAAACTGACCGTCGGCAGACTTTTCCTTTGCCTTGTTTTTGCCCTGACAATGGAAATCGACGCCCGTTGGTCCGGGTTTGCCGCGTTTTTCGTTTTTGCTGCGGCCAGTTTGACCGATTGGCTGGATGGCTACCTGGCCCGCCGCTATCATCTCATCACGGAATTGGGCAAACTGCTGGATCCCTTGGCGGACAAAGTCCTGATCAGCGCCGCCTACATCGGCCTCGTGGACCATCAAATGGCGCCCGCCTGGATTGTGGTTTTCATCATCGCGCGGGAATTTTTGATCACCGGTCTGAGAACGCTCGCGGCAGCCAAGGGCGTCATTCTGGCGGCGGAGCGCATCGGCAAGCACAAGACCATCTCGCAGATCGTGACGGTTTTGATCGGGCTGGCCTTGTTGAGTTTTCAGCAAATGAACTGGTATCCGGACCTGGTCCACAAGCTGCAGGATTGCCTGCTGAAGCCGATGCTGTATCTCACGCTCGCCATCACGATTTTTTCCGGCGTGGCCTATTTCATCAAGAACTACAACCTCGTCCTGGCTGAAAAGAAATAG
- a CDS encoding helix-turn-helix domain-containing protein encodes MKTLNEKTIGQQLAAGRQAKGWTLEEAAKRTKLKKDSLVLMESDEFDRLPSVAYARGFIRLYARELGLDGWGMLKQFNRVARESLDMLELQPEDLEAIPKRSSQPVATPQGIGLVVIVLVLLVALGFGGTWAYRQYISSPLLTHEKKQQVHEVEAPAATAKEDQKKALPAVKAEPITPRAETVAPNPAEPAKAEPVTPPAPVADKPPVPKPVVYPNRLELQADADAREEARWVRVTAIRAGKEETLFEDILPAGDIMPKPDQTPWTADAFVINMREAAVVNIIYNGQNYGKYDQPGLQRVRVPSQ; translated from the coding sequence ATGAAGACCTTAAACGAAAAAACAATAGGGCAACAACTGGCCGCCGGACGGCAGGCAAAAGGTTGGACTCTTGAGGAAGCAGCCAAACGGACCAAGCTGAAGAAAGACTCCTTGGTACTCATGGAGTCGGACGAATTTGACCGCCTGCCGAGCGTTGCCTATGCGCGCGGCTTTATCCGCCTGTATGCGCGCGAACTGGGACTGGACGGTTGGGGCATGCTGAAGCAGTTCAACCGCGTGGCGCGCGAATCGCTGGATATGCTCGAGCTTCAGCCGGAGGACTTGGAAGCCATACCCAAGCGTTCCTCCCAGCCCGTGGCCACGCCGCAGGGAATTGGCCTGGTCGTGATTGTGCTTGTTTTGTTGGTAGCCCTGGGCTTCGGTGGCACATGGGCCTACAGACAGTACATCAGCAGCCCTCTCCTGACACACGAAAAGAAGCAGCAAGTCCACGAAGTCGAGGCGCCCGCCGCCACGGCCAAGGAAGACCAGAAAAAGGCGCTTCCGGCAGTTAAAGCCGAACCGATCACTCCACGCGCGGAGACAGTTGCTCCCAACCCCGCCGAACCCGCCAAAGCCGAGCCTGTAACTCCGCCCGCGCCCGTGGCGGACAAACCTCCCGTTCCCAAGCCTGTGGTTTATCCGAACAGGCTCGAGTTGCAGGCGGATGCCGATGCCAGGGAGGAAGCGCGCTGGGTGCGTGTGACCGCAATTCGGGCAGGCAAGGAAGAAACCCTTTTTGAAGACATTCTCCCGGCTGGGGATATCATGCCCAAGCCGGACCAAACCCCGTGGACTGCCGATGCGTTCGTGATCAACATGCGCGAGGCCGCGGTTGTGAACATTATCTACAACGGCCAGAATTACGGGAAATACGACCAGCCCGGTCTTCAACGCGTACGCGTTCCGTCGCAATGA